In Trichoderma breve strain T069 chromosome 4, whole genome shotgun sequence, the following proteins share a genomic window:
- a CDS encoding acetamidase/Formamidase family domain-containing protein, translated as MLSPQITSTFHVHCGQSHLKWSKAIAPVLTVDSNEVVTFDTIDGSNGQITPNSTVEDVLSFKAELADPLFGPVYVRGAEPGDTLEIEVLELKTADWGWTAIMPGFGLLTDEFPEPQLKIWKLDPNDSSATFKEGIRIPTHPFLGVMGVAPGEGEFPTIPPLETGGNIDTRHIIAGTKLFLPVKAPGALFSCGDGHAAQGDGEVCGTAIETPMQVKLRLTVRKDMKWVGSPNYSSPSSALTLAEDRGYYAVLGIDSDLLEAARKAVRGIIEYMMQTKSLSRVEAYMLASVSISLRVSEVVNVPNYAISAIIPLNIFTQAS; from the coding sequence ATGCTGTCTCCGCAAATTACCTCTACCTTCCATGTTCACTGTGGACAAAGCCACCTTAAGTGGTCAAAGGCCATCGCCCCCGTATTAACCGTCGACTCAAATGAGGTTGTAACCTTCGATACCATCGATGGAAGCAATGGTCAAATTACGCCAAACTCGACCGTGGAAGATGTTCTAAGCTTCAAGGCCGAACTGGCAGACCCCCTCTTCGGACCCGTGTATGTACGCGGCGCTGAGCCAGGAGACACTCTCGAAATTGAGGTTTTGGAGTTAAAAACTGCAGACTGGGGCTGGACAGCAATTATGCCTGGTTTTGGACTCCTTACAGATGAGTTCCCGGAGCCACAGTTGAAGATCTGGAAACTTGATCCCAACGATTCCTCTGCGACATTCAAGGAAGGCATTCGCATTCCTACTCATCCCTTTCTTGGTGTTATGGGGGTAGCTCCGGGCGAGGGAGAATTTCCCACTATTCCACCGCTCGAGACAGGAGGCAACATCGATACCCGCCACATTATAGCTGGAACAAAGCTTTTTCTGCCCGTGAAGGCACCCGGTGCATTATTCAGTTGCGGTGATGGCCATGCAGCTCAGGGCGACGGAGAAGTTTGTGGAACTGCTATTGAGACTCCCATGCAGGTGAAGTTACGACTCACAGTTAGGAAGGACATGAAATGGGTCGGCTCTCCCAATTattcttctccttcgtcGGCTCTCACATTGGCTGAAGACCGAGGATATTATGCTGTTCTTGGCATTGATTCAGATCTACTGGAAGCTGCTCGCAAGGCAGTTCGCGGTATTATCGAATACATGATGCAAACAAAGAGTTTGAGCCGGGTGGAAGCATATATGCTTGCTAGCGTTTCCATCAGCCTAAGGGTTTCAGAAGTAGTGAACGTGCCTAACTACGCTATTTCAGCTATCATACCACTAAATATCTTTACACAAGCTTCTTAA
- a CDS encoding glycosyl hydrolases family 18 domain-containing protein, which produces MLSTPLILGLSLVGFAVAAPSYPQSIKARQAPGAQNVVYWGGNNNENDNLSTYCKPGAGIDILVLSFLDIYGTTGNIPYGNIGNSCYIGSTGVPQQCDNLAASIATCQAAGIKIILSLGGAAGSYSLQSQSQAVAIGQYLWEAYGNSGSTSVTRPFGNVIVDGWDFDLELNLGNQYYQYLISTLRSNFASDPTKTYYITGAPQCPIPEPNMGEIISTSVFDYLWIQFYNNNGYGPDPCSLGLPGDAPFNFNNWTSFIATTPSKNAKLFIGVPANTLAANGNAGGAVYYATPAQLATIVQNTKSNPAFGGIMMWAAGYSDANVNNGCTYAQEAKNILLTGAPCGGSQPVSSSLPTTTAKPTKSATSTSSATGSGPTGTVPQWGQCGGEGYTGPTQCIAPYKCVAQGEWWSSCQ; this is translated from the exons ATGCTTTCTACTCCACTCATTCTTGGGTTAAGCCTTGTGGGCTTTGCCGTTGCTGCTCCCTCATATCCGCAGAGCATCAAAGCCCGCCAAGCCCCTGGTGCTCAAAACGTTGTTTATTGGGGGGGCAATAACAACGAGAATGACAACCTATCTACCTACTGCAAGCCTGGTGCAGGTATTGATATCCTTGTGCTCTCTTTCTTGGATATATACGGTACAACTGGAAATATCCCTTATGGTAACATTGGAAATTCCTGTTATATCGGCTCGACTGGAGTGCCCCAGCAGTGCGATAACTTGGCCGCCTCAATAGCTActtgccaagctgctggaatTAAGATAATTTTATCGCTTGGAGGTGCCGCCGGCTCTTACTCTTTACAATCTCAGTCCCAAGCCGTCGCTATTGGTCAATATCTCTGGGAAGCTTATGGCAATTCCGGCAGTACTTCTGTAACACGACCCTTTGGAAACGTAATTGTCGATGGATGGGACTTTGATCTTGAGTTGAATCTCGGGAACCAGTACTATCAATATTTAATCTCAACTCTCCGGTCTAACTTCGCCAGCGACCCCACGAAGACATATTACATTACTGGCGCTCCGCAATGCCCTATTCC AGAGCCCAACATGGGAGAAATCATCAGTACCTCGGTGTTCGACTATCTCTGGATTCAATTCTACAACAATAACGGCTACGGTCCAGACCCTTGTTCTCTCGGGTTGCCAGGCGATGCGCCGTTTAACTTCAACAACTGGACGTCATTCATTGCCACAACGCCCTCAAAAAATGCC AAATTATTCATCGGAGTGCCCGCCAACACCCTCGCTGCCAACGGCAACGCTGGCGGTGCAGTTTACTACGCCACGCCCGCTCAGCTGGCCACTATTgtccaaaacaccaaatccAACCCAGCATTCGGCGGAATCATGATGTGGGCTGCTGGCTACTCTGATGCCAACGTGAACAATGGATGCACTTACGCCCAAGAGGCGAAGAACATCCTCCTGACTGGTGCCCCTTGTGGTGGCTCCCAACCCGTCAGCTCTAGCCTCCCGACAACTACCGCAAAGCCTACCAAGTCTGCCACTAGCACTTCGTCAGCCACAGGATCGGGTCCGACAGGGACAGTCCCCCAATGGGGCCAG TGTGGTGGCGAGGGTTACACAGGACCAACACAGTGCATTGCCCCATATAAATGTGTAGCACAAGGCGAATGGTGGTCGTCCTGCCAATAG
- a CDS encoding alpha/beta hydrolase family domain-containing protein: MLPTIVGVTGMWHPGSCFDDLAAVFEKRGYPFVSQDAPGILSEDPINSTVDMDAESLRQNILLPLLSEGKDIILLMHSYGGVYGSAAVHGLSRKEREKAGQEGGIVGLVYVTAVTPAVGKSLLDMMGLTPENLPPHVVLNESTGQIMLIEADKYMYHDIPTSDADKWIAKIKPQAFNSVNTAISYSPLADSNYEGSFGYIFCGNDRVLPLEAQKYYADISGIKNTVLVEAASHAFFVGTCEETVAATISLSKSIAIAS; the protein is encoded by the exons ATGTTGCCAACGATAGTAGGTGTCACAGGAATGTGGCATCCGGGAAGCTGCTTTGACGACCTCGCAGCTGTCTTTGAGAAGAGAGGTTATCCATTTGTTAGTCAAGATGCTCCCGGTATTCTCTCAGAAGATCCTATCAACAGCACGGTCGACATGGATGCTGAATCGCTCCGACAAAAcatccttcttccattgctCTCCGAAGGCAAAGATATTATTCTTCTTATGCACTCATATGGTGGCGTTTACGGGTCAGCCGCTGTGCATGGCTTGAGTCGtaaagaaagggaaaaggcaggCCAGGAAGGTGGTATAGTTGGCCTTGTATATGTCACAGCTGTTACGCCTGCTGTTGGAAAATCCTTGCTAGACATGATGGGACTCACTCCGGAAAATCTACCACCGCATGTTGTGTTGAAT GAATCAACAGGACAAATCATGTTGATTGAAGCAGACAAATATATGTATCACGATATTCCGACATCTGACGCCGATAAATGGATTGCCAAGATCAAACCCCAGGCTTTCAACTCCGTCAACACGGCGATTTCATATTCTCCTTTAGCAGACTCGAATTATGAAGGTTCATTTGGATATATATTCTGTGGGAACGACAGAGTTCTCCCATTGGAGGCTCAGAAATATTATGCAGACATATCTGGGATTAAGAACACTGTACTCGTTGAAGCTGCATCGCATGCATTTTTTGTCGGCACTTGTGAGGAAACAGTTGCTGCCACTATCTCACTGTCGAAATCTATTGCAATTGCTAGCTAA
- a CDS encoding enoyl-CoA hydratase/isomerase domain-containing protein: MSASVLEVTKVTTHYWKITINHGPFNLAGPEFFLDLWNLLQTVEEEPDLKIIVFESAIPDFFISHYDLQRASSIPADLFAKWPLMMLKLATIPVITVAAIRGRTRGIGSEFVLACDIRFGSAEKAILSQAEVSFGLLPGGGGIEWLPKHVSRGRMLEIICGSDEFDATTAAQYGWINRALPDADLDSFVDKFAHRVAGWHKQALSSTKHLTNERFGLPKEEHFFESYQAMAQLWADADVQKRMEVLFDKGLEKDKDVELTVAEFTARFPMH, translated from the coding sequence ATGTCTGCCTCAGTGCTTGAAGTCACAAAAGTGACAACGCATTATTGGAAAATAACAATCAATCACGGTCCCTTTAACTTGGCGGGACCAGAATTCTTCCTAGATCTTTGGAATCTCTTACAgactgttgaagaagaaccagaCTTGAAGATCATAGTTTTCGAGAGCGCAATCCCAGATTTCTTTATCTCTCATTACGACTTGCAACGAGCTTCGTCTATCCCGGCCGATCTGTTCGCCAAATGGCCGTTAATGATGCTAAAGCTCGCAACAATACCCGTCATCACGGTCGCCGCTATCCGCGGAAGGACACGAGGTATTGGGTCCGAATTTGTATTGGCCTGTGACATTCGGTTTGGCAGCGCAGAGAAAGCTATTTTGTCCCAAGCTGAGGTTAGCTTTGGACTACTCCCAGGAGGTGGAGGCATTGAATGGCTTCCAAAACATGTGTCGCGCGGTCGAATGCTCGAGATAATCTGTGGCAGTGATGAGTTTGATGCCACAACCGCCGCGCAATACGGTTGGATCAATCGCGCTCTTCCAGACGCTGATTTGGATAGTTTTGTGGACAAATTCGCGCATCGTGTAGCAGGCTGGCACAAACAAGCACTATCATCAACAAAGCATTTAACAAATGAGCGATTTGGGCTTCCCAAGGAGGAACACTTTTTCGAGTCTTACCAGGCGATGGCGCAGCTTTGGGCGGATGCTGACGTGCAGAAAAGGATGGAGGTTCTATTTGATAAAGGCCttgaaaaagacaaggatgTGGAATTGACTGTCGCAGAGTTTACTGCTAGATTTCCCATGCATTAG